A genomic segment from Lagenorhynchus albirostris chromosome X, mLagAlb1.1, whole genome shotgun sequence encodes:
- the LOC132513868 gene encoding paraneoplastic antigen Ma6F-like, translating to MAMALAVLRDWCRSMGVNAQRSLLILGIPDDCKDQEFQEAVQAALHSLGRYRVLGKVYRKELGSSVALVEFAECLNRSLLPRQIPGKGGPWTVVCLPQAPDADSQDRSNCPAQPQGQAVVGRAGEAGTAGHSGTAGEEEAAREAGVAGMEGDTGEEEALGEEGAEGEEGAEGEEGAAGEEGAAGEEGGAGEVGASGEEGAEGEEGAAGEEGAAGEAGAAGEAGAAGEEGAAGEAGDAGEEGASGEAGDAGGERSEGQAGAEGEAGVSDEEGAAGDDGTSGEAGAAGEEGAEGEEGAAGAEGAEGEAGAEGEAGAEGEAGAEGEAGAESDEEGAAGYRNVAGVAGLLSMAGPTGGAMAAPEEAVVTVAGAMGEAGPGTQQWRQASQPVLDSMGYQELGTFSGMEEPGHGEGSSESWLEQASHTLHLWRHVSERERRRRLVESLRGPALDLLRGLLAEDPELAAQDCLAALVQVFGNKDPRGSARLKFVTCAQRPQETLSAYVMRLEGLLQSALEKGAIHPAMADQARARQVLTRARLNDTLRDTLRRRRLMRRPPGFAGMLRLIQRTEAWDADPASREHFPGQEEARVDVAVLAAAAQAAPAHEAITAGTTAHGEDTTAQAARSKEGSAEDHPAREEASAAVAGTAKAGEAAPEDHGAARAAPGPGETSKASAATQEDGSAAAPAGLGQAGPSDAPGVPMPGRMGSASPVAPGGPGWEPEGLAQAGGQEAEETPEEGLKPIPEEPGNEDGAAEMSPPGSTSGH from the exons ATGGCGATGGCTCTGGCGGTATTGCGGGACTGGTGCAGGTCGATGGGCGTGAACGCTCAGCGATCTCTGCTCATCCTGGGAATCCCAGATGACTGCAAAGACCAGGAATTCCAGGAGGCTGTGCAGGCTGCCCTGCATTCCCTGGGCAGATACCGAGTGCTGGGCAAGGTCTACAGAAAGGAGCTGGGGTCGAGTGTTGCCCTGGTCGAGTTTGCTGAGTGTTTAAATCGAAGCTTGCTCCCCCGCCAAATACCAGGCAAGGGAGGGCCCTGGACTGTGGTctgcctgccccaggcccctgaTGCTGATTCACAGGATAGATCCAATTGCCCTGCGCAGCCCCAGGGACAAGCAGTGGTTGGCAGGGCGGGTGAGGCAGGAACTGCAGGTCACTCAGGAACTGCAGGGGAGGAGGAAGCTGCAAGGGAGGCGGGAGTCGCAGGTATGGAGGGAGACACAGGTGAGGAGGAAGCcttaggtgaggagggagctgaaggtgaggagggagctgaaggtgaggaaggagctgcag gtgaggagggagctgcaggtgaggagggaggtgcAGGTGAGGTGGGAGcttcaggtgaggagggagctgaaggtgaggaaggagctgcaggtgaggagggagctgcaggtgaggcaggagctgcaggtgaggcaggagctgcaggtgaggagggagctgcaggtgaggcaggagatgcaggtgaggagggagcctcAGGTGAGGCAGGAGATGCAGGTGGGGAAAGATCTGAGGGTcaagcaggagctgaaggtgaagcaggagtgtcagatgaggaaggagctgcaggtgacgACGGAACctcaggtgaggcaggagctgcaggtgaa gaaggagctgaaggtgaggaaggagctgcaggtgcggaaggagctgagggtgaagcaggagctgagggtgaagcaggagctgagggtgaagcaggagctgagggtgaagcaggagctgagtcagatgaggaaggagctgcaggttacagaaatgttgcaggcgTGGCAGGACTTCTGAGTATGGCAGGACCCACGGGCGGGGCAATGGCTGCGCCTGAGGAAGCAGTTGTGACAGTGGCAGGCGCCATGGGTGAGGCAGGGCCCGGGACCCAGCAGTGGAGGCAGGCCTCGCAGCCCGTGCTGGACAGCATGGGCTACCAGGAGCTGGGAACCTTCTCTGGGATGGAAGAGCCGGGCCACGGGGAAGGGTCCTCTGAGAGCTGGCTGGAGCAGGCCAGCCACACGCTGCACCTGTGGCGCCACGTGtctgagagggagaggaggaggaggctggtggAGAGCTTGCGCGGCCCCGCGCTGGACCTCCTGCGCGGCCTCCTGGCGGAAGATCCCGAGCTGGCTGCCCAGGACTGCCTGGCCGCGCTGGTGCAGGTGTTTGGGAACAAGGACCCCCGGGGGAGTGCTCGGCTGAAGTTCGTGACCTGTGCCCAGCGGCCCCAGGAGACTCTCTCTGCGTACGTGATGCGCCTGGAAGGCCTGCTGCAGTCGGCCCTGGAGAAGGGGGCCATCCACCCGGCCATGGCGGACCAGGCGCGCGCCCGGCAGGTGCTGACGCGGGCCCGGCTGAACGACACGCTCCGGGACACGCTGAGGAGGAGGCGGCTGATGAGGAGGCCTCCCGGCTTTGCGGGGATGCTGCGGCTCATCCAGAGGACCGAGGCCTGGGACGCCGACCCGGCTAGCAGGGAGCACttcccagggcaggaagaggccCGTGTGGACGTTGCAGTCCTGGCAGCAGCCGCCCAGGCCGCCCCGGCCCATGAGGCCATCACCGCAGGCACCACTGCACATGGTGAAGATACCACCGCCCAGGCCGCCCGTTCCAAGGAAGGGAGCGCCGAGGACCACCCGGCACGTGAGGAGGCCAGTGCGGCAGTTGCCGGCACTGCCAAGGCTGGCGAGGCGGCCCCTGAAGACCATGGTGCCGccagggcagcccctggccctggggagaCCAGCAAGGCGTCCGCGGCCACTCAGGAAGATGGAAGTGCTGCCGCCCCTGCGGGCCTAGGTCAGGCAGGACCCTCAGATGCCCCCGGGGTCCCCATGCCTGGCCGGATGGGCAGTGCTTCCCCGGTGGCCCCAGGAGGTCCTGGCTGGGAGCCAGAGGGCCTCGCccaggcaggaggccaggaggccGAGGAGACCCCCGAGGAGGGGCTCAAGCCCATCCCAGAAGAGCCGGGAAATGAGGACGGGGCTGCAGAGATGAGCCCCCCGGGGTCCACCTCGGGCCACTAG